A segment of the Echinicola strongylocentroti genome:
CCCAGGTTTTTCTCCCGAATGAGGTATGCGGCATGTTCTATTTTGACAGTGCGGGTAAACTGATTGATGTTTTGACCGGTGATGGCCTTTAGTTTTCTGAAAAGGGACGTTCTGCTCATTCCCATTAGCTGGCAAATAGTCTCTACGTCAGTGGTTTCTTCCGCCAACTGGCCAATAATTTGGTTTTTTAGCTGGATCAGAAATTCCTTTTCTTTAGTGACGGCCTGTAGCTGACTTTCGGATAGACTATTTGCGGATTCCTTTTTTCCTAAATAATAGTCCCTTAATCTTAGCTTGGTAGAGAGTAGGTTGGCAATTCTCGATTTTAGGATTTGCCCGTTAAAAGGCTTGGTAATGTAGGCGTCAGCTCCTTCTCCATATCCAGATGTGATGCTTTCTACATTATCCTTTGCGGAGAGCAGGATGATTGGGATATGGGTGGTGGCTTGCTGGGTCTTTAATTGTCCACATAGGTCAATGCCATTTTTTTCTGGCATCATGATGTCTGATAAAATGATGTCGGGGATATATTGGACAGCCTTTTCTAATCCTTCCTGGCCATTTTGAGCATAGATAAGGTCATAATCTTCATGGAGAAGGTTAGCGAGGTAATTGAGGATCTCTGTATTGTCATCAATGAGCAATGCCAAGTTTTTGTCTTTTTTAAGGTCAAAAGAGGGCTTTGGCGCAGGGGTTGGGTGTGCGATCTCATTCAGGTGTATCTCTCCAATACTTGAGAAATTCAAGTCAGTGGCCGTTTTTTGGGATTTGGGAAGGCTAACGATAAACTCACTGCCTTGGTTGACCTGACTGTTGAGTTTAATACTGCCATGGTGATCATTGATTAGCCTTTTGGTTAGGGCTAATCCTATTCCGGTTCCTTTGTGGTTGGCATGGGATCCAGATTGGTAGTACCAATTGAACACTTTTTCATGATCTTCTTTAACAATCCCCGGGCCAGTATCTTTTACGTGTATCACGAAACTGTCCCCTTGGTCCGAAAGGGTGACCATCACCGTGTCCTTGGGTCTACAATACTTAAGAGCGTTGGAAATGAGGTTATTGACTATGATGTGGAGTTTTTCTAGATCTATGGTAGCCGAAAATTCCCGTTTTGGAAATTTTCCAGTCAATTTGATGTTGCGGTGTCTTGCCAAATGCTGGTATTGGTCCACCCATTGTTTTATAGGTTTTACTATGCGGTGATTTTCCAAGTTCAGCTGATTGCTGTCCAGTTCTGTCTTCCTGAATTCCAGCAACCTATTGATCATTTCCATGAGGTATTTGGCATTTTTCTGGATTAATTTAAGTCCTTTGACATGGCTTGGGTTTTTGACATCCATTAGCATGTCTTCCAGCGGCGCCATGATAAGGGTAAGGGGCGTCTTCAGTTCATGTGAAAACCCGGTAAAAAAACTCACTCGCTCTTCGTTGAGTTCATGTTCAAGTTGACGTTGTTTTTTCTCAAACAGAAGTGAGTTTTTCAATTTTAGACGATCCGAATAGTATTTCATTCCTGCCCAAATAAGTCCAGAAAATACCACGAGATAAATGAGGTACGCTGGCCATGTCTTCCAAAAGGGCGGGGAAATCACAATGGCCAATTGGTTTTCGGTATCATCATCCTTGTTACTCCTGGCCCTGACTTTTAGGGTATATTCACCTGGTGGGATATTGCTTAGATTGGCAGTTCCCAGTTGTTGGGTTTCGATCCAGTGATCATGATAAGGCTCCAACTTATAAGCATACTGGATATCATTGGCTTTGGGGTATTTTAGCGCTACAAAATCCAGCGAGAATAAGCTTTGGCTATAGTTCAGTTGGATTTTATTCAGGTAGGGAATATCCGAATGGTTTTTAGCGCTACTTGCCAGGTCTTTGGCGGAGACCTTTTTGTTCATGAGGCGAAGGTCTGTAAAAACAAGGGGGTATTGGCTGTTGGATTGTTGTAGGTTATCTGGCCGAAATACATTGATGCCTTTATTGCCCCCTAAGTAGATTTTTCCGGAAGTACTTGCCATGGCTGCCCCAATATTAAATTCGCTGCGTTGGATGTTATTATAGCCATTGAGGTTGCCGACAGTGTTGGTGTTGGGATCGAAAAAGCTAATGCCATTTGAAGTGCCCAGCCATAATTTACCTTCTTGGTCTGGGGTAATGCTGTTGATTGTATTGTTGCTGAGGCCGTCCTTCTCTGTATAAGCGGCGACTGTTTTTTGGGTTGGGTTAAGCTTGATAAGGCCTTCGTATCGTGTTCCTGCCAGCACCTCCCCATTTTCCAGTATGTGTAGGCTAAAGATGACATTGCCAGGAAACCCAAAAACAGTAGATGCATCAAAATGCTCCTTTTCACCAGTTAGGTAGTTGTAGCGGATGATGCCATTGCTGTAGGTGGCGAGCCAAAGGTTGCCGTGGTTATCTTCCGTGATATCTCGAATGTCAATTTTACCAATTTGCCTTACATAATCAAAATCATCGATGGGAGGGTGGTACCGATAGAGTCCACCCCTGTTGGTACCCACCCAAAGTTGCTTTTTGGAGTCTTGGAAGATGACCCGAACATCGTTACCATCTTCTTGCTGACCTTGTAAGTATTTTTTACATGCCCCGGTTGTTGGATCTAAGAGATTAAGGCCTCCCTGGTAGGTTCCCGCCCAGATTTTGTCATCATCAGATTCTAATAAGGAAATGATATAGTTGTTACTGAGACTATAAGGATCAGTTGGCCGATGTTCAAAATGCCGAAATTGCCCAATGGAAGGATCATATAAGTCCAGTCCTCCACCATCAGTTCCTATCCAGATTTTATTGTTAGCACTTTCTGTGATCGCTCCGATCCTGTCGTGAGAAATCGTCTGTTCGGAAGCCAGGTTTTGCTGGATCAGCTGTATGGGATCCCCATTGGGATTGACCACATTGATTCCCGTGCTGGTGCCTATCCACATGTTTCCATCAGCAGCAAGTTTCAGGGAGGACACTGTCCTGTTAAAGACACTGGAACCATCTCCCTTAGGCAAAAACCAGCTGGTAGTCATGTCGCTGTCCGCGATAAACTGCTCCGTGGGGATTATCGTCAGCCCGCCATTCCTGGTGCCTGCCCATAGATTGCCAAATGGGCCTTTTTCAAAACACAGTACATTGTCATCACTCAACCCAAGGTTAGTGGTATGCGTGGCAGGAAGTGAAAGGGTGTCTCCATGATGAGTGACCACTTGTATTCCCTCACCGGTTCCAATCCATAAATTACCCTTCGGATCATTATAGAGGCAATTGATATTCTGGGAAACAACATCGGATTGCTGTAGTGAAGTCACCTTTTTCAGTGCCAGGTCGATCTTCGAAAGGCCCTCGTCAAATGTCCCCACCCAGAGGACAGAATCCCCTTGAAAAGCCAGAGAGGTGATTTTCTCTGAGGGGATAGCATTAGTCGCTTCAGGTGCAACAAGATAAGTGTCCGATATTTTATTGTTTTCCAAAATCTGTACCCCGCCACCATAAATTGCCAAGGCCAGTTTTCCCGACGTACTCTCTGCAGAATAGGTGACATCATCCTCTAGGAGTCCAGCACTGGTGGTTATATGCCGAAATTGATCTGTCTTGGGATCGTAAACACTTAGGCCTCCCGGGGTTGCTAGGATGAGCTCTTGTTGGTCTGACCGTTTGATATGCTGGATATAATTATTGATGGGGCCATCAGTACGGTTTTGGTTGTTTTTCCTGTACACCTCAAAGGAATGGCCATCATAACGGCTTAGGCCTTCCATGGTTCCGATCCAGATAAATCCCAGTGAATCTTGCTCGATACTGTTGACATAATTATGGGAGAGACCGGACTCGACATCCAAGAGATAAAACGTCAGTTGATTTTGCTGAGGAAAGAATGCACCAAGACTGTCCTGCTTCGCATGGCATAAAGCAAAAGTAGTACAGAGTAATAGGGTTATAAAGGGCGATTTCATGTCGTTACAATCACGATATTTGCCAGTAAAAATCCCAATATAAACGCAAAAAAACCAGCAAAGACCGATTTTTACCCCCGGTAATGCTGATTTGTTCCCCTATATACAGGTAGTTAACACCTAATATTGTCATTACAGGTCAGTGGCGAATAATGCCCTACTAAGTGAATTATAGACCTTGCATAATGAGATTGTTCACACACTAGGATGGTTTCGTAGCTAGCGCCTTTTGGCCGGAGCCATCTTGATCACTGGAAGAAGCGCCTCATTATTAAGGTCAAATAATAACTGGATAGGCGAGTAAAAGCTGCTGTATCTGCTTAAATAAATTTATTAATAATTAACCTAAAATAACATGCCGACACATTTACATGCTAGAGCATGGTTTTTTTGCATATCATTATGTTTGATGATGTGTACCATGTCTATGGTTTATGGCCAAGAACAAATCAGTGGCCGCGTTTTAGATGAAAGCGGAGAAGGCCTTCCAGGTGCCTCTGTTCTCGTAGTAGGTACCACCAACGGTACCGTTACCGATTTGGACGGTAATTTCCAATTATCCGTATCTACATCCGCCGACCTTACACTTAAGGTGTCTTTTATTGGGTACCAATCCCAAGAAATCACACCAGACGGTAGGTCGAGTATTGAAGTACAGCTTCAAGCCGATCTACAATCCCTCAATGAAGTAGTAGTGGTAGGATATGGCGAGCAGAAAAAGGCCACCTTGACCGGGTCTGTTTCCCAAGTAGAAGGTAGGGACCTACAAAACAGTCCCCAGCCAAATGTATCCAACTCCCTGGCAGGGCGGTTTTCTGGGATCATAGCCAGTAACCGTGGCGGTGAGCCAGGTCATGATGGTTCCAGCTTTACCATTCGTGGACTGGCCACTACTGGAAACAATGATGTATTGGTCGTGATCGACGGTGTGCCGGGCCAGATAGGTGGCCTTGAGCGTCTCAACCCAAATGACATTGAAAGTGTTTCGGTATTGAAGGATGCTTCAGCAGCTATATATGGCTCTAGGGCTGCCAATGGGGTGATTTTGGTGACCACCAAAAGGGGAAAGGAAGGAAAACCCGTCATTTCTTATAGTTTTAACCAAGGATTTTCTTCCCCGACTAGAATGCCTGATATGGCAGATGCAGAGACGTATGGCTCTATTAGGAATGAAATTGCTTATTATAACAACCCTCAAGGAGGGATGAACCAGGTGTATTCGGAAGACCAGCTTAATCAGTTTCAGAATGGCACAGACCCTCTTAACTACCCCAATACCGATTGGGCAAAGGCCGCATTGAACAATGTCGCCCTACAAAGCCAACATAACCTGAGCATTAGAGGAGGTTCAGAAAAAATCAATTACTTTTTGTCCCTTGGTAAGACAGGTCAGGATGGTTTGTATAAGGATGGAGCCACGCGTTATGATCAGTACAGCTTTCGCTCCAATGTCGATGCAGAAATCACCGAACGACTTAAAGTAGGCTTATCCTTGGCAGGCCGTAAAGAAGCACGTCAGTTTCCTACCACTGGAGCAGATGGCATCTTCAGGTCGATTTATCGGGCTTATCCCACTGTAGTGGCGGTATATCCCAATGGCTTGCCTTCTACAGGGATCGAAAACAATAACCCCGTAATGATGGCTACCGAAGCAGGTGGGGTCAATGAAAACCCTAAGTATGTCTTTAATGGAATCCTAAGGGCTAGTTATGATCTGCCCTTTTTGGAAGGACTTTCCGTAGATGGTTTCTTCTCCGTGGATGAAAGCTCGGACAGATCCAGGAATTTTAGCACTCCTTACACGTTGTACAACTATGATCCAGCCACAGAGGGCTATAACCCAGTAGTGGTAGGTGGTGGAGCTGATCAGCAAGCTACCCTTTCGGAGTCGCACTACTCCCAGTCCATGACCGTGTCCAATATTAAGTTGAATTTTAAGCAATATTTTGACAATCACTTTATCGATGCCTTTGTGGGCTATGAACAAAGTGAAAACCGCACCCATACCATGGGAGCATCACGCTTGCATTTTCCTACCATAGAGACTCCTGAACTAAGCCAAGGTGGGGCGGCAGCGGCGGATTATGATAACTGGGGAAGTAGCTATAACTACACCAGAAAAAGTTTTATTGGCCGCTTTGCTTATAATTTTGATGAGAAATACCTCGCCGAAATTCAAATGCGTGTGGATGGATCTTCTAATTTTCCTGAAGGTGAACGTTATGGTTTTTTCCCTTCGGTATCTGCCGGATATCGTATCTCTGAGGAATCTTGGTTTCGGGACAATCTAAGTTTTTTTGATGACCTGAAGATAAGAGCTTCTTACGGACAACTGGGGAATGACAATGTCGGTCAATTCCAGTATTATGACAATTATACTTTTAATAACCGCTACGTCATCGGTGATGAAGTGGTGACAGGCATTGACTTGATCAGACTAGGCAACCCCAATATTACTTGGGAGGTGGCCACCAAAACGGACATTGGGTTCAATGCAGTTTGGCTCAAAAAATTCACTACTGAGTTTATCTATTTCCAGCAGGACAGAAGTAAAATCCTGACCACTAGAAATGCTTCCATTCCCGGCACTTCGGGAATTGTCAATCCGTATGATGCCGATCCACTGGTGCCGTCAGAAAATATTGGAGAGGTAAAGAGCCACGGGTTTGAGGCGACTGTTGGCTATGAGCATACGGGTGACTTCACCTTTGGGGTTTCTGGTAATTTTACTTATGCCCAAAATGAATTGGTGTTCAAGGATGAAGCTCCAGGTGTATTGGATTACCAACGGGAAACAGGAAGACCGCTCAATACCTATTTGCTTTATAATGCAATTGGGATTTTTAGAACGGAAGAAGACTTGGACAACTACCCTCATGTGGCCGGTGCACAGCCAGGAGATCTTATTTATGAAGATTATAATGATGATGGACAGATCACGGCTGATGATATGGTACGTACCGAGTATGGTAATATCCCGCGGATTACCTTCGGGCTGAACTTACATGCGGCTTGGAGAAATTGGGATTTTGCCGCTGTGATCTCTGGCCAAGGGCAGGTAAGACAATATGTTCTTCCTGAGTCCGGTACCGTCGGTAATTTCTACAGTAGCTGGGCAGACAATCGATGGAGCCCCAATAACCCCTCCGGTACTTACCCTCGGGTAAGCGAGCGGGCTTCTTCTGCAGTCAGCGGTGGACTTTATAGAAATAACTTCTGGTTGGACAATTCTGCTTTCGGACGTCTAAAGAATGTCCAGGTAGGATATAACTTGCCACAGGAGTTTCTGGATAGATTCTCTATTGGAAGTTTGAGGATTTATGCCAATGCCTTTAACCTGCTAACGGTTACCAAAGTCCAGGATTATGATCCTGAGGGATCCAGTGAGAGCGGTCAGTTTTATCCGCAACAAAAAATCATCAACCTTGGACTGAATATTCAATTTTAAAACCCGACCGACATGAAAAGACAAGATATTATCAAACCATTTATGGGAATTGCACTGATCGGGTTACTACTGGTCGGCTGCAAGGAAGACTTCTTGGACATTGTCCCAACAGACAGGATTTCAGATGCCTCCATACTTTCTGATTCTACTTTATTTGAAGCATATGTGATCAATAGGTACCTTGGGGTTCGCCTCACCAATAAAGAAGGGGACGGTAATCTCCCCGGATTTGGACGAGGTTTCGAATACGCTCTGTGGAGTTCTTTGACAGATGAATCCATTTATAATAACGATGACAATACCTGGATAATCCAACAAGGGCAATTGTCTCCAGAAAATACCGGCATCGCAGGGACCTTTTGGGGGCGATCATACAGAAGCATCAGGGAATGTAATTATGCATTGGCCAATATCGGTGAGCTGCCCATGAGTCAGGCTGGCAAGGACAGGCTAATCGCTGAACTTAAGTTTATCCGGGCCTTTCGTTATCATGATTTGATTCGGAACTACGGGGACGTGGTGCTCATGGGAGACGATGTACCTGAACTGGGCGAAGACTTTACAGACCCTAAGTTTTTTGAAAAAACCGATAAGGAAGCCGCGATTGCCTATGTAGTCGATGAGTTGGATGAAGCCGCAGGCATCCTTCCCCTTACCAATAACGGCAGCTGGCAAGAAGGTCGTGCCACACAAGGGGCCGCTCTGGCTCTAAAGGCCAGGTTATTGTTGTATGCGGCAAGCCCGCTATTTACTGACGGAGAAAACGACCAACAGTTATGGCAGGAAGCCGCCAGTGCAGCCCAAGATGTAATGGACTTGCAGCAGTACAGCCTGTATCAAGGTGGGTACGGGGAATTGTTCTTGACTCCCCAGAGCAATGTGGAAATCATCTTTGCGCGCTATTATAATATCAATTCACGCCATACAGCATTGGAAATCGCCAATGGCCCCAATAGCTATGATGGTTGGGGAGGCAATGTGCCACTTCAGAATTTGGTAGATGACTATGAAATGATGGATGGGACATCGTTTGATTGGGAAAACGAAGCCCATGCCAGTGCCCCATATGAAAATAGGGATCCAAGGTTTTATGAAACCATTCTCTACAATGGAGCTACTTACCGTGGCAGTGAGGTCGAGACCTTTTTGCCGGGTGGAAAGGATAGCCAAGACGGTCCTTCCAACTGGAATACCAGTAAGAGTGGCTATTACCTCAAAAAGTTCATTAATGAAGAATTGCCCATTCGAAACCCTTGGGATGTAGCCGGTACTCAAAATTGGATATACTTTCGCTATGCAGAAATTTTGCTTAACTATGCAGAGGCCCAAAACGAAGCGGTGGGTCCAGATGCCAGTGTCTATGAAGCGGTTAATGCCATCAGAGACAGGGCTGGGGTGGAGATGCCGCCGTTGCCTGCTGGGTTGACGCAGGATGAAATGCGTGAACGTATCCGTCAAGAACGTAGGATAGAGTTGGCCTTTGAAGAGCACCGCTACTATGATGTGCGAAGGTGGATGATAGCGGATGAAGTAGAAAATACCACTGCCTATGGCATCAATATCACAAAGGATGAAGACGGAAGTTTGACTTACGAAAGAAAAGTGGCACTGGAAGGCAAACAGTTTTTTGACCAGCATTATTGGTTGCCGATTCCACGTGCAGAGATTTTGGCCTCCGACAATCAGCTGGGGCAAAACCCTGGTTATAATTAACAGCCGAGAAACACCTGTCTTCCTTATGTGGGAAGGCAGGTTTTCTTTATCTATTCGACCTGATTTATGCAGTGGACAATTTACTGCGGGGTTAAATAGTTTGGAACCTGTCACTGTAACAGAGACTAATTGAATGATAAAACCATGAGGATGACAAATGAAGATAAATAAACTGAACAAGGCTTTTTGGTTGATGGGGATGGGGATGCTTTTTTACTCCTGCCAGTCAGAAAGCAAGCAGACCCAACCTGAAGCGAAGCCCCCGAAGCAATTAAAAATTGATGTGAAGCAAGAAGATACCTATCAGACGATGGCGCATTTTGGTGCTTCGGATGCTTGGTCGTGCCAATTTGTAGGATTATGGCCAGATAGCAAAAAGACGGCCATGGCAGAGCTTCTTTTTAGCAGGGATCAAGATGCCCAAGGTCATCCCAAAGGAATAGGCTTGTCCCTTTGGAGATTTAATGTAGGCGCTGGCAGTGCAGAACAGGGCGATGATAGCGATATTAAAGACGAGTGGCGCAGAGCAGAATCCTTTCTAAAAGCCGATGGCAATTACGACTGGAGCAAACAAGCCGGCCAAGTGTGGTTTGCCCAAGCTGCACAAGAACTTGGGGTTCCCAATTTATTGGTATTCCCCAACAGTCCACCAGTTTATATGACCAAAAATGGCAAAGCATATGCAAATGATGGAAATCCAAACCTGAGCGAAGATCGATTTGATGATTTTGGTAATTATTTGGCCAATGTAATCACTGGACTGGAAGAGAAAGGGCTTTCAGTGGATTATGTAAGTCCGGTAAATGAGCCTCAGTGGGACTGGTCCGATGCAGGACAAGAAGGTACTCCGTTCCTCAATTCGGATATCGCGGGGATAGTCCGAAGTTTGGACGCTTCCCTGACCGCATCCGGGTTGTCCACCAAAATTGATATAGCTGAAGCCGGAAAGATCAATTACCTCTATGAAAATTCCGATAAGCCCCAGCGAGGGTCTCAGATAGCCGCTTTTTTTGGTGATGAATCGGAAGATTTTATTGGCCATCTGGATCATGTAGGACAAGCAATTTCCGGACACAGCTACTTTACGACATCTCCATTTACTTCGGCAGTCCAGCAGCGTAAAAACCTCCAACGGGCAATATCAGAAGTGGACGACTTGGAGTTTTGGATGAGTGAGTACTGTATATTGGGAAATAATGGCGGAGAGATCAATGGAAGTGGCAAGGATTTGGGGATAGACCCGGCCCTTTATATGGCCAGGGTGATCCATAATGACCTTGTCATTGCCAATGCTTCAGCTTGGCATTGGTGGTTGGCCATTTCTCCCTATGACTATAAGGATGGGCTCATCTACATAGATAAAAATAAAGAAGATGGAGATTTTGAGGATAGCAAGATGTTGTGGGCACTGGGCAACTATAGTCGGTTTATCCGTCCAGGTTTTCAGCGAAAGGGAGTGGTATTGGATGGAGATGAGTTGCAGTCGGCAAACTTCCTGGTTTCTGCCTTTTCATCACCAGAAGCAGACGAAATGGTGTATGTCATCGTCAATTCGGGGATCGATGAAGTAGAAGCAGCGCTGGCCATCGATGGTGAGACCATCACTGCTCACCAAGGCTATATCACCTCTAAGGAGCACGAGTTGACGCCACTAGTCCTAGAGGAGGAGACAGTGGTGATTCCTGCACGCTCTATTGTAACCGTTACTGTTAACCAATTACCCAAATGATCATGTTTAGAAGATACTTATGTGGATTTTTTCCACTGTTAATTTTCATCGTTTTAAGTATGCCTGCGCAAGCCCAACATCAGGGCATGGCGCTTTTCAATGAGGATTGGCAATTTGCCAAGGCCGATAATATGACGGAATACGAAGAAGCTATGTCGTCTATTACCTCTTGGCGGTCCATCTCGTTGCCCCATGATTGGTCAGTAGAAGGACCCTTTAGTCCGGAACTGGCCAGTGGAACGGGTTTTTTGCCAGGTGGTATTGGCTGGTATAAAAAGTCGTTTACTATGGAGGAATATGATCCATCCCGCCAGTATACGATCTATTTTGATGGAGTCTACAAAAACAGTGAAGTGTGGATCAATGGCCATCATTTAGGGAAACGTCCCAATGGTTTTTTAGCCTTTTACTATGACCTTACTCCATACTTAAAAGCAGGGGACAATCAGTTGGTCGTCAAGGCAGACCACCGGGAATATGCCGATTCCAGGTACTATACCGGATCAGGAATCTACCGTAATGTCTATTTGCTATCCAAGGCCAAGCAGCACATCCAGCCTTGGGGGGTGTTTTTTACCAGTCCTGATGTGACGTCCACACGAGCTGATATACAAGTCCAAGTAGCTATCCAAAATGAAGCAGCACAGACATCCCCTGTCCAAGTGGTAGCCAAGCTGCTGGATGCCAATGGTCATACCGTGGGTGAGCAGACAGTGGAGAGTTTTTTGCCGGCAGGTAATTATAACCAAGAAACCTTATCGTTCAGCATTATGGATCCAATGCTCTGGTCACCTGATGATCCCTACCTCTATGACTTGGAAGTGAGTATCCACAAGAATGGTGAGCAAATCGATTTTTGGCAGGATAAGGTAGGACTACGGACGTTTCGCTTTGATGCGCAGGAAGGTTTTTTCCTAAATGGAGAAAACACCTTGCTGAAGGGCGTTTGTATTCATCACGACGCTGGAGCCCTGGGTGCCGCAGTACCCGAGGCAGTATGGGCGCAACGTTTGGCAACACTAAAAAAACTGGGCTGTAATGCCATAAGAATGAGCCATTATCCCCACCAGGACTACCTATATGACCTGTGTGATGAAATGGGCTTTTTGGTACAGGACGAAGCTTTTGATGAGTGGGAAGTAGGCAAGAACAAATGGATTGAGGGCTGGAATGTAGGCACTCCCGGAAATGACGGTTCTTACGATGCTTTTGCGGAATGGGGGCGACAGGATGTAAAGGACATGGTTTTGCGCTCGCGCAACCACCCTTCTATCATCATGTGGAGTGTAGGAAATGAAATCGATTATCCCAATGACCCCTATAGCCACCCTGTATTGGACGAAG
Coding sequences within it:
- a CDS encoding two-component regulator propeller domain-containing protein, yielding MKSPFITLLLCTTFALCHAKQDSLGAFFPQQNQLTFYLLDVESGLSHNYVNSIEQDSLGFIWIGTMEGLSRYDGHSFEVYRKNNQNRTDGPINNYIQHIKRSDQQELILATPGGLSVYDPKTDQFRHITTSAGLLEDDVTYSAESTSGKLALAIYGGGVQILENNKISDTYLVAPEATNAIPSEKITSLAFQGDSVLWVGTFDEGLSKIDLALKKVTSLQQSDVVSQNINCLYNDPKGNLWIGTGEGIQVVTHHGDTLSLPATHTTNLGLSDDNVLCFEKGPFGNLWAGTRNGGLTIIPTEQFIADSDMTTSWFLPKGDGSSVFNRTVSSLKLAADGNMWIGTSTGINVVNPNGDPIQLIQQNLASEQTISHDRIGAITESANNKIWIGTDGGGLDLYDPSIGQFRHFEHRPTDPYSLSNNYIISLLESDDDKIWAGTYQGGLNLLDPTTGACKKYLQGQQEDGNDVRVIFQDSKKQLWVGTNRGGLYRYHPPIDDFDYVRQIGKIDIRDITEDNHGNLWLATYSNGIIRYNYLTGEKEHFDASTVFGFPGNVIFSLHILENGEVLAGTRYEGLIKLNPTQKTVAAYTEKDGLSNNTINSITPDQEGKLWLGTSNGISFFDPNTNTVGNLNGYNNIQRSEFNIGAAMASTSGKIYLGGNKGINVFRPDNLQQSNSQYPLVFTDLRLMNKKVSAKDLASSAKNHSDIPYLNKIQLNYSQSLFSLDFVALKYPKANDIQYAYKLEPYHDHWIETQQLGTANLSNIPPGEYTLKVRARSNKDDDTENQLAIVISPPFWKTWPAYLIYLVVFSGLIWAGMKYYSDRLKLKNSLLFEKKQRQLEHELNEERVSFFTGFSHELKTPLTLIMAPLEDMLMDVKNPSHVKGLKLIQKNAKYLMEMINRLLEFRKTELDSNQLNLENHRIVKPIKQWVDQYQHLARHRNIKLTGKFPKREFSATIDLEKLHIIVNNLISNALKYCRPKDTVMVTLSDQGDSFVIHVKDTGPGIVKEDHEKVFNWYYQSGSHANHKGTGIGLALTKRLINDHHGSIKLNSQVNQGSEFIVSLPKSQKTATDLNFSSIGEIHLNEIAHPTPAPKPSFDLKKDKNLALLIDDNTEILNYLANLLHEDYDLIYAQNGQEGLEKAVQYIPDIILSDIMMPEKNGIDLCGQLKTQQATTHIPIILLSAKDNVESITSGYGEGADAYITKPFNGQILKSRIANLLSTKLRLRDYYLGKKESANSLSESQLQAVTKEKEFLIQLKNQIIGQLAEETTDVETICQLMGMSRTSLFRKLKAITGQNINQFTRTVKIEHAAYLIREKNLGVAQASFEVGFSSPKYFRKLFKEQLGYLPSEIPKELKQE
- a CDS encoding SusC/RagA family TonB-linked outer membrane protein, which produces MMCTMSMVYGQEQISGRVLDESGEGLPGASVLVVGTTNGTVTDLDGNFQLSVSTSADLTLKVSFIGYQSQEITPDGRSSIEVQLQADLQSLNEVVVVGYGEQKKATLTGSVSQVEGRDLQNSPQPNVSNSLAGRFSGIIASNRGGEPGHDGSSFTIRGLATTGNNDVLVVIDGVPGQIGGLERLNPNDIESVSVLKDASAAIYGSRAANGVILVTTKRGKEGKPVISYSFNQGFSSPTRMPDMADAETYGSIRNEIAYYNNPQGGMNQVYSEDQLNQFQNGTDPLNYPNTDWAKAALNNVALQSQHNLSIRGGSEKINYFLSLGKTGQDGLYKDGATRYDQYSFRSNVDAEITERLKVGLSLAGRKEARQFPTTGADGIFRSIYRAYPTVVAVYPNGLPSTGIENNNPVMMATEAGGVNENPKYVFNGILRASYDLPFLEGLSVDGFFSVDESSDRSRNFSTPYTLYNYDPATEGYNPVVVGGGADQQATLSESHYSQSMTVSNIKLNFKQYFDNHFIDAFVGYEQSENRTHTMGASRLHFPTIETPELSQGGAAAADYDNWGSSYNYTRKSFIGRFAYNFDEKYLAEIQMRVDGSSNFPEGERYGFFPSVSAGYRISEESWFRDNLSFFDDLKIRASYGQLGNDNVGQFQYYDNYTFNNRYVIGDEVVTGIDLIRLGNPNITWEVATKTDIGFNAVWLKKFTTEFIYFQQDRSKILTTRNASIPGTSGIVNPYDADPLVPSENIGEVKSHGFEATVGYEHTGDFTFGVSGNFTYAQNELVFKDEAPGVLDYQRETGRPLNTYLLYNAIGIFRTEEDLDNYPHVAGAQPGDLIYEDYNDDGQITADDMVRTEYGNIPRITFGLNLHAAWRNWDFAAVISGQGQVRQYVLPESGTVGNFYSSWADNRWSPNNPSGTYPRVSERASSAVSGGLYRNNFWLDNSAFGRLKNVQVGYNLPQEFLDRFSIGSLRIYANAFNLLTVTKVQDYDPEGSSESGQFYPQQKIINLGLNIQF
- a CDS encoding RagB/SusD family nutrient uptake outer membrane protein, which produces MKRQDIIKPFMGIALIGLLLVGCKEDFLDIVPTDRISDASILSDSTLFEAYVINRYLGVRLTNKEGDGNLPGFGRGFEYALWSSLTDESIYNNDDNTWIIQQGQLSPENTGIAGTFWGRSYRSIRECNYALANIGELPMSQAGKDRLIAELKFIRAFRYHDLIRNYGDVVLMGDDVPELGEDFTDPKFFEKTDKEAAIAYVVDELDEAAGILPLTNNGSWQEGRATQGAALALKARLLLYAASPLFTDGENDQQLWQEAASAAQDVMDLQQYSLYQGGYGELFLTPQSNVEIIFARYYNINSRHTALEIANGPNSYDGWGGNVPLQNLVDDYEMMDGTSFDWENEAHASAPYENRDPRFYETILYNGATYRGSEVETFLPGGKDSQDGPSNWNTSKSGYYLKKFINEELPIRNPWDVAGTQNWIYFRYAEILLNYAEAQNEAVGPDASVYEAVNAIRDRAGVEMPPLPAGLTQDEMRERIRQERRIELAFEEHRYYDVRRWMIADEVENTTAYGINITKDEDGSLTYERKVALEGKQFFDQHYWLPIPRAEILASDNQLGQNPGYN
- a CDS encoding glycoside hydrolase, with product MKINKLNKAFWLMGMGMLFYSCQSESKQTQPEAKPPKQLKIDVKQEDTYQTMAHFGASDAWSCQFVGLWPDSKKTAMAELLFSRDQDAQGHPKGIGLSLWRFNVGAGSAEQGDDSDIKDEWRRAESFLKADGNYDWSKQAGQVWFAQAAQELGVPNLLVFPNSPPVYMTKNGKAYANDGNPNLSEDRFDDFGNYLANVITGLEEKGLSVDYVSPVNEPQWDWSDAGQEGTPFLNSDIAGIVRSLDASLTASGLSTKIDIAEAGKINYLYENSDKPQRGSQIAAFFGDESEDFIGHLDHVGQAISGHSYFTTSPFTSAVQQRKNLQRAISEVDDLEFWMSEYCILGNNGGEINGSGKDLGIDPALYMARVIHNDLVIANASAWHWWLAISPYDYKDGLIYIDKNKEDGDFEDSKMLWALGNYSRFIRPGFQRKGVVLDGDELQSANFLVSAFSSPEADEMVYVIVNSGIDEVEAALAIDGETITAHQGYITSKEHELTPLVLEEETVVIPARSIVTVTVNQLPK